Proteins from one Cicer arietinum cultivar CDC Frontier isolate Library 1 chromosome 3, Cicar.CDCFrontier_v2.0, whole genome shotgun sequence genomic window:
- the LOC101508527 gene encoding phosphatidylinositol/phosphatidylcholine transfer protein SFH9 isoform X1 → MPGEGLLAQEDERSRNLEPETSEDEWRKSRARSLRRKALTASTRLTYSLKRRNKRVADYQFDSIFIEDVRDAKEEEAVNSFRMALLTRDLLPDSHDNYHTMLRFLKARKFDIDKTVQMWADMLHWRKEYGTDSILQDFIYEEYEEVQRYYPHGLHGVDKEGRPVYIERLGKVEPSKLMNVTTIDRFLRYHVQGFEKMFKEKFPACSIAAKRHIDKTTTIIDVHGVNWVSFSKVANDLVMRMQKIDGDNYPETLNQMFIVNAGSGFKLLWNTAKGFLDPRTTAKINVLGNKYQSRLLEVIDSCQLPDFLGGSCSCPNDGGCLRSNKGPWNDPDILKLLNTREATKPTKFGSSSVADRLDAESYARMVTHKLVTSTEISEPGSASEATLIPSTFMQSDPSNAKKRIRDRAPICNLVEPGNDANEVGDVDLPSDTRNNHSRKQPKKLISYITCTLDQIIVKVLACIYIVFAALGNFFVVRSANQPGGHQTIQLVESNSQEKIITSAIKEPIWQRLRDLEAVVTEMTNKPRTIPPEKEDILRESLSRIKSIEYDLQKTRKALLATASRQVELAESLENLKENKFDGTNSCWGKNSKYYASGR, encoded by the exons ATGCCAG GAGAAGGATTGTTAGCACAAGAAGATGAGAGGAGTAGAAATTTGGAGCCTGAAACCTCTGAGGATGAGTGGCGGAAGTCTCGAGCAAGATCTCTTAGGAGAAAAGCATTGACAGCTTCAACAAGACTTACTTATAGTCTCAAGAGGCGTAATAAGCGTGTAGCGGATTAtcaatttgattcaattttcaTAGAAGATGTACGTGATGCCAAAGAGGAAGAAGCCGTGAATTCATTTCGGATGGCACTACTTACAAGAGATCTGCTTCCAGATTCCCATGATAATTATCACACAATGCTGAG GTTTCTGAAGGCCAGAAAGTTTGACATTGATAAAACGGTCCAGATGTGGGCAGACATGCTCCATTGGAGAAAGGAGTATGGAACAGATTCTATTTTACAG GATTTCATATATGAGGAGTATGAAGAGGTTCAGCGTTATTATCCTCATGGTTTACATGGTGTGGACAAAGAGGGACGACCAGTTTATATTGAGAGACTTGGCAAAGTTGAACCCAGCAAGTTGATGAATGTCACCACAATAGATCGATTTTTAAGATATCATGTTCAGGGATTTGAGAAAATGTTTAAAGAGAAATTCCCAGCATGTTCTATTGCAGCAAAGCGGCACATAgataaaacaacaacaataattgATGTTCATGGCGTG AATTGGGTGAGCTTTAGCAAAGTGGCAAATGATCTTGTCATGCGCATGCAAAAGATTGATGGTGATAACTACCCTGAG ACATTAAACCAGATGTTCATTGTTAATGCTGGTAGTGGGTTCAAGCTACTATGGAATACAGCAAAAGGATTTCTTGATCCAAGGACCACAgcaaaaataaat GTTTTGGGCAACAAGTACCAGAGCAGATTGTTAGAGGTTATAGACTCATG CCAACTTCCTGATTTTCTGGGTGGAAGTTGTTCATGCCCAAATGATGGAGGCTGTCTTAGATCTAACAAGGGACCTTGGAATGATCCTGACATTTTGAAA TTGTTAAATacgagagaagcaacaaagccAACGAAATTTGGAAGTTCTTCTGTTGCTGATAGATTAGATGCCGAGTCATATGCTAGAATGGTCACTCATAAATTG GTTACAAGCACTGAAATATCTGAACCTGGATCAGCATCAGAAGCAACATTAATTCCTTCAACCTTTATGCAATCAGATCCTTCTAATGCGAAA AAAAGGATAAGAGACCGTGCACCTATCTGCAACCTAGTTGAGCCAGGCAATGATGCCAATGAAGTTGGTGATGTTGATTTACCAA GTGATACAAGAaacaatcattcaagaaaacAACCAAAGAAGCTAATTTCCTATATTACTTGTACATTGGATCAAATCATAGTCAAAGTGTTAGCttgtatatatatagtatttgcAGCATTGGGGAATTTTTTTGTGGTGCGCTCTGCCAACCAACCAGGAGGCCATCAGACAATCCAGTTAGTGGAGTCCAATTCTCAGGAAAAAATAATCACTTCGGCAATAAAGGAGCCAATTTGGCAGAGGTTGCGGGATTTGGAGGCAGTAGTGACCGAGATGACTAATAAACCTAGAACAATTCCTCCTGAGAAAGAGGATATTCTTCGAGAGTCGTTGAGTCGCATAAAATCAATAGAATATGACTTGCAAAAGACAAGGAAG GCACTGCTTGCAACTGCTTCTAGGCAAGTTGAGCTTGCTGAGTCACTGGAAAACTTAAAGGAGAATAAATTTGAT GGGACAAACTCATGTTGGGGtaaaaatagtaaatactaTGCCTCTGGAAGATGA
- the LOC101508527 gene encoding phosphatidylinositol/phosphatidylcholine transfer protein SFH9 isoform X2 → MPGEGLLAQEDERSRNLEPETSEDEWRKSRARSLRRKALTASTRLTYSLKRRNKRVADYQFDSIFIEDVRDAKEEEAVNSFRMALLTRDLLPDSHDNYHTMLRFLKARKFDIDKTVQMWADMLHWRKEYGTDSILQDFIYEEYEEVQRYYPHGLHGVDKEGRPVYIERLGKVEPSKLMNVTTIDRFLRYHVQGFEKMFKEKFPACSIAAKRHIDKTTTIIDVHGVNWVSFSKVANDLVMRMQKIDGDNYPETLNQMFIVNAGSGFKLLWNTAKGFLDPRTTAKINVLGNKYQSRLLEVIDSCQLPDFLGGSCSCPNDGGCLRSNKGPWNDPDILKLLNTREATKPTKFGSSSVADRLDAESYARMVTHKLVTSTEISEPGSASEATLIPSTFMQSDPSNAKKRIRDRAPICNLVEPGNDANEVGDVDLPIFAALGNFFVVRSANQPGGHQTIQLVESNSQEKIITSAIKEPIWQRLRDLEAVVTEMTNKPRTIPPEKEDILRESLSRIKSIEYDLQKTRKALLATASRQVELAESLENLKENKFDGTNSCWGKNSKYYASGR, encoded by the exons ATGCCAG GAGAAGGATTGTTAGCACAAGAAGATGAGAGGAGTAGAAATTTGGAGCCTGAAACCTCTGAGGATGAGTGGCGGAAGTCTCGAGCAAGATCTCTTAGGAGAAAAGCATTGACAGCTTCAACAAGACTTACTTATAGTCTCAAGAGGCGTAATAAGCGTGTAGCGGATTAtcaatttgattcaattttcaTAGAAGATGTACGTGATGCCAAAGAGGAAGAAGCCGTGAATTCATTTCGGATGGCACTACTTACAAGAGATCTGCTTCCAGATTCCCATGATAATTATCACACAATGCTGAG GTTTCTGAAGGCCAGAAAGTTTGACATTGATAAAACGGTCCAGATGTGGGCAGACATGCTCCATTGGAGAAAGGAGTATGGAACAGATTCTATTTTACAG GATTTCATATATGAGGAGTATGAAGAGGTTCAGCGTTATTATCCTCATGGTTTACATGGTGTGGACAAAGAGGGACGACCAGTTTATATTGAGAGACTTGGCAAAGTTGAACCCAGCAAGTTGATGAATGTCACCACAATAGATCGATTTTTAAGATATCATGTTCAGGGATTTGAGAAAATGTTTAAAGAGAAATTCCCAGCATGTTCTATTGCAGCAAAGCGGCACATAgataaaacaacaacaataattgATGTTCATGGCGTG AATTGGGTGAGCTTTAGCAAAGTGGCAAATGATCTTGTCATGCGCATGCAAAAGATTGATGGTGATAACTACCCTGAG ACATTAAACCAGATGTTCATTGTTAATGCTGGTAGTGGGTTCAAGCTACTATGGAATACAGCAAAAGGATTTCTTGATCCAAGGACCACAgcaaaaataaat GTTTTGGGCAACAAGTACCAGAGCAGATTGTTAGAGGTTATAGACTCATG CCAACTTCCTGATTTTCTGGGTGGAAGTTGTTCATGCCCAAATGATGGAGGCTGTCTTAGATCTAACAAGGGACCTTGGAATGATCCTGACATTTTGAAA TTGTTAAATacgagagaagcaacaaagccAACGAAATTTGGAAGTTCTTCTGTTGCTGATAGATTAGATGCCGAGTCATATGCTAGAATGGTCACTCATAAATTG GTTACAAGCACTGAAATATCTGAACCTGGATCAGCATCAGAAGCAACATTAATTCCTTCAACCTTTATGCAATCAGATCCTTCTAATGCGAAA AAAAGGATAAGAGACCGTGCACCTATCTGCAACCTAGTTGAGCCAGGCAATGATGCCAATGAAGTTGGTGATGTTGATTTACCAA tatttgcAGCATTGGGGAATTTTTTTGTGGTGCGCTCTGCCAACCAACCAGGAGGCCATCAGACAATCCAGTTAGTGGAGTCCAATTCTCAGGAAAAAATAATCACTTCGGCAATAAAGGAGCCAATTTGGCAGAGGTTGCGGGATTTGGAGGCAGTAGTGACCGAGATGACTAATAAACCTAGAACAATTCCTCCTGAGAAAGAGGATATTCTTCGAGAGTCGTTGAGTCGCATAAAATCAATAGAATATGACTTGCAAAAGACAAGGAAG GCACTGCTTGCAACTGCTTCTAGGCAAGTTGAGCTTGCTGAGTCACTGGAAAACTTAAAGGAGAATAAATTTGAT GGGACAAACTCATGTTGGGGtaaaaatagtaaatactaTGCCTCTGGAAGATGA
- the LOC101508527 gene encoding phosphatidylinositol/phosphatidylcholine transfer protein SFH9 isoform X3, translating into MPGEGLLAQEDERSRNLEPETSEDEWRKSRARSLRRKALTASTRLTYSLKRRNKRVADYQFDSIFIEDVRDAKEEEAVNSFRMALLTRDLLPDSHDNYHTMLRFLKARKFDIDKTVQMWADMLHWRKEYGTDSILQDFIYEEYEEVQRYYPHGLHGVDKEGRPVYIERLGKVEPSKLMNVTTIDRFLRYHVQGFEKMFKEKFPACSIAAKRHIDKTTTIIDVHGVNWVSFSKVANDLVMRMQKIDGDNYPETLNQMFIVNAGSGFKLLWNTAKGFLDPRTTAKINVLGNKYQSRLLEVIDSCQLPDFLGGSCSCPNDGGCLRSNKGPWNDPDILKLLNTREATKPTKFGSSSVADRLDAESYARMVTHKLVTSTEISEPGSASEATLIPSTFMQSDPSNAKKRIRDRAPICNLVEPGNDANEVGDVDLPKTFLRKISFNALECNII; encoded by the exons ATGCCAG GAGAAGGATTGTTAGCACAAGAAGATGAGAGGAGTAGAAATTTGGAGCCTGAAACCTCTGAGGATGAGTGGCGGAAGTCTCGAGCAAGATCTCTTAGGAGAAAAGCATTGACAGCTTCAACAAGACTTACTTATAGTCTCAAGAGGCGTAATAAGCGTGTAGCGGATTAtcaatttgattcaattttcaTAGAAGATGTACGTGATGCCAAAGAGGAAGAAGCCGTGAATTCATTTCGGATGGCACTACTTACAAGAGATCTGCTTCCAGATTCCCATGATAATTATCACACAATGCTGAG GTTTCTGAAGGCCAGAAAGTTTGACATTGATAAAACGGTCCAGATGTGGGCAGACATGCTCCATTGGAGAAAGGAGTATGGAACAGATTCTATTTTACAG GATTTCATATATGAGGAGTATGAAGAGGTTCAGCGTTATTATCCTCATGGTTTACATGGTGTGGACAAAGAGGGACGACCAGTTTATATTGAGAGACTTGGCAAAGTTGAACCCAGCAAGTTGATGAATGTCACCACAATAGATCGATTTTTAAGATATCATGTTCAGGGATTTGAGAAAATGTTTAAAGAGAAATTCCCAGCATGTTCTATTGCAGCAAAGCGGCACATAgataaaacaacaacaataattgATGTTCATGGCGTG AATTGGGTGAGCTTTAGCAAAGTGGCAAATGATCTTGTCATGCGCATGCAAAAGATTGATGGTGATAACTACCCTGAG ACATTAAACCAGATGTTCATTGTTAATGCTGGTAGTGGGTTCAAGCTACTATGGAATACAGCAAAAGGATTTCTTGATCCAAGGACCACAgcaaaaataaat GTTTTGGGCAACAAGTACCAGAGCAGATTGTTAGAGGTTATAGACTCATG CCAACTTCCTGATTTTCTGGGTGGAAGTTGTTCATGCCCAAATGATGGAGGCTGTCTTAGATCTAACAAGGGACCTTGGAATGATCCTGACATTTTGAAA TTGTTAAATacgagagaagcaacaaagccAACGAAATTTGGAAGTTCTTCTGTTGCTGATAGATTAGATGCCGAGTCATATGCTAGAATGGTCACTCATAAATTG GTTACAAGCACTGAAATATCTGAACCTGGATCAGCATCAGAAGCAACATTAATTCCTTCAACCTTTATGCAATCAGATCCTTCTAATGCGAAA AAAAGGATAAGAGACCGTGCACCTATCTGCAACCTAGTTGAGCCAGGCAATGATGCCAATGAAGTTGGTGATGTTGATTTACCAA AGACTTTTCTTAGGAAGATCAGTTTTAATGCTCTGGAGTGTAATATTATTTGA